Sequence from the Seonamhaeicola sp. ML3 genome:
CTTATTTGGCAGTAAAGATGCAGGTAAAGGATGGCGATAATCAGTACGCTCTTTTAGAAATCCCCAAAGGTGTCGACCGGTTTATAGTATTGCCAAAGCAAAATGATCAGAATTACATCATCATGTACGATGATCTTTTAAGATACTGTTTAAGTGATATTTTCAGTTTTTTCGAATACGAGAAAATCTCTGCTCATATGATTAAAATCACCAGGGATGCAGAACTAGATTTTGATGGCGATTTAAGTAAGAGTTTTATAGAAAAGCTATCAGATAGTGTAAAACATCGTGAGATTGGAGATCCTGTTCGCTTTGTTTTCGATAAAACTATCGATAGAGATACTCTCGAACACTTAATGGATATAATGAATATCGAAAATACGGATAGTATAATTCCTGGTGGCCGGTATCATAACAAACGAGACTATATGAGTTTTCCTAGTCTTGGGAGAACAGATTTAATGTATGAAAGAATAACGCCTCTGCCAGTTAAAGGGCTTAGTTTGAAAAGTAGCATTTTTAAGGCAATAGCCGAGAAGGATTATATGATTCATGCTCCTTATCATACATTTGACTATGTTGTTAGGTTTCTTCGTGAAGCAGCCATAGACCCTAAGGTGAGAACCATAAAAATCACTATTTATAGATTAGCTCAAATTTCACACATTGCTAGTGCTTTAATAAACGCAGCAATTAACGGTAAAGCAGTCACTGTAGTTATAGAGTTAAGAGCTAGGTTCGATGAAGAGGCCAATATACACTATGCCAACTTAATGAAAAAAGAAGGGGTTAACCTGAGGTTTGGTATTCCTGGATTAAAAGTTCATAGTAAAATGTGTGTTATTGAAAGAGAAGAGGGGAAAAAGTTTAAGCGTTATGGTTTTATAAGTACTGGTAACTTTAATGAATCTACGGCAAAAATTTACACAGATTATACTTTATTCACTTATAATCAGCCTATATTGAAAGAAGTTAATAAGATTTTTAACTTTTTTGAGGCTAATTATCGTGTTTACTCCTACAAACATTTGATAGTTTCCCCCAATTATACCGAAAAACGAATCTTTAATTTGATCGATGAACAAATTGAATTATGTCAAAATGGTCAAGAAGGTTATATTAGAGTGAAGATGAACAGTATATCTAATTATGCCATGGTCGATAAACTTTATGAAGCCAGTAATGCGGGGGTTAAAATAGATATGATTGTTCGCGGAATTTGTTGTTTAGTGCCCGGTGTAGAAGGCATGAGCGAAAATATTGAAGTGATTAGTGTGGTAGATAAATTTTTAGAACATCCAAGAGTTTATATGTTTGGAAAAGGCGAGGATGTTAAAATTTTTATATCTTCGGCAGACTGGATGACCAGAAATATACACAATAGAGTAGAAGTGAGTTGTCCGATTTACGATCCAGAAATCAAAAAAGAAATAATAGATACGTTCAACTTGTGTTGGAATGATAATGTAAAGGCTAGGATAATCAATACATCTACAGAAAATATATACCGTAAAAACGATGGCCCAGAAATACGATCGCAAGTGGCTATCTACGATTATTATTTAGATAAGCTCAAAGATTAATATGCTTTCAATAAAAAAATATGCAGCAATCGATATTGGTTCGAATGCTGTAAGGTTACTAATATCTAATATTATAGAGGAAACGGGCAAACCTGTGAGGTTTAAAAAGAACTCGCTTGTGCGTGTGCCTATTCGTTTGGGTGCCGATGTATTCATTAATAAGAGAATTTCAGAGGAGAACAAAGTACGTATGGTAGATACCATGCTTGCTTTTAGGTTGCTAATGAAATCCCACAAGGTAGTAAAATACAAAGCTTGTGCCACTTCAGCTATGCGAGAATCCAAAAATGGAAAGCAATTGGTTGATTTAATTTTAAATGAAGCAGGCATTAAAATTGATATTATAGGTGGTAAAGAAGAGGCTACTATAATCGCAGAAACCGATTTAAATAAATTTATTGACCCTAATAAAACATATTTATATGTTGATGTGGGTGGAGGTAGTACCGAATTTACGGTAATTCATAATGGTATAAAAAGAGCCTCAAAATCGTTTAAAATTGGTACCGTACGCCTCTTGAATGATATGGTTACCGATGAAGCTTGGCAAAAATTGGAGAAGTGGATAAAAACACATACGTCGGCCTACGATAAGATGGATTTACTAGGGTCTGGAGGAAACATAAACAAAATATTCAAAGTTTCAGGAAAGGCTTTAGGTAAACCGCTTACTTATTTTTATTTAACCAATTATTTTAAAACTCTTCAAAGTTATACTTATGAGGAACGTATTACCGAATTAGAGCTTAACCAAGACAGGGCAGATGTGATTATTCCAGCTATGAGAATTTACCTTTCTGCAATGAAATGGAGTGCTTCAAAGCACATATATGTACCTAAAATAGGTTTGGCAGATGGTATAATTAAAAGCATCTATTATGATACCGTTTCTAGTAATACACAGTTAAATTCTGCATTTTGACTTTGAAAAGATAGCTTTTTGATAATAAAACATATATTCGTGGCAGTATAATTACAAAATTATAGACCCAAATTTATTAATTATGAAAAAAGTTTTACTATTCACATTACTACTTACGCTCTCATTTTATGGATTTTCCCAGGATAAAGTAAAAGATAGTACTCAAGTAAAAGAAGAAACCTATGTACCTACAGGCATTAAGTTTGGTGTGCGTGGCGGTTACAATATTTCTAATGTTGATTTAGACGACGGTACAGTTGTTAATGTACCAAACAAACACAGAAACAGTTTCTATATTGGTTTTTTTGCAAACATAGGTTTGTCAAGAACCTTATCATTAATGCCAGAACTTCAATTTTCTCCTGAAGGAGCCAATGATGAAAAATTACATTTAGATTATATCCAAGCTCCTGTTTTGTTGAGAATTAAAATGAGTGAAAAACTCCATATTGCTGCTGGACCTCAAGTAAGTATTAAATCTCATAAAACCCAAGATGGTGTAAAGAATATGGCGTATTCTGCAGTAGGAGGTTTCGAGTACAAAATCAACTATGCATTATTTGCAGATCTAAGATATACTTACGGATTAAGAAATATTTTTGATGATGCTTCTGGAAACTCTGCCACAAATACCAATATTCAGATTGGTATTGGCTATAAGTTTTAGGTGTTTAAATTTAAAATAGAAAACATAAAAAAACTAGACTCAAAAGGTCTAGTTTTTTTTGTTAATGAAATTAATTAGGTATTTCTCTTTAATTTTTTTGATATTAGCCGTGTACGGTTTCTTTTTTACCCAAATCAGTCATTATTTTGGCTTCATACTCAAGTAATTCTTGCCATTTGATATCAACCTCTTTTTTGTCTCCATATTTTCTAGCAAAACCCAAGAACATAGTGTAATGGTTGGCTTCACTTACCATGAGATTCCTGTAAAATGTTGCAAGTTCTTTATCTTCTAATTCTTCAGAAAGTAATCTAAAACGCTCGCAACTTCTGGCTTCAATTAGTGCGGCGTATAATAACCTATGAACTAATTGTGTGGTTCTGCTGCCTCCTTTGGGAAAGAATTTCATTAATTTAACGACATATTCGTCTTTGCGATCTCTTCCCAAAGTCCAGCCTCGTTTCAAAATTATGTCATGAACCATTTTAAAATGGCTTATTTCTTCCTTGACTAACGCTACCATTTCCTGAACTAATTCGGTGTATTCTGGGAAACTTACAATCAACGAAATTGCAGTACTAGTGGCCTTTTGTTCACAAAATGCATGATCGGTTAAAATCTCTTCAATGTTCTTTTCAACAATATTCACCCATCTAGGGTCTGTTGGTAATTTAAGTCCTAGCATGTTTAATCTTGTTTTCGTAAGCCCGCCACCTGTTTAGTGTGTAGCTTCCGTTTGTGTCTATTTTTAAATTAAAGAAATAGTGTGTATATAGTTCCGGAGTAACACTTACAATATCTGTTGTTAGATATAAACTATCCCCAGTAGATAGTTCTTGATTTACCTCCACACTATTACATAGCGTATTTTTTAAGTGTTCTTTTGGGATTTCTCCATTATCGTAGTAAAAATTAAAATCGATTATTTTGTCAAATATGATTTTGTCATTTTTCTTAACAATAACTTGAGAAGATTTTTTTCTAAAAACATCCTTAACAGTGGTTGTTTTGTTTGCTCTATATGTATTGCTGATACTATCGGTCATATCAACAATGGTCTTTATACTAACTGAATAGCCGTTACTTAAAACGGTATCTTTAAGATGCTCCCTGTAACTTTCTGGATAAAATGTTGTAATCTGAATAGGGTCAATAGAATCATTAAACTCAGCAACAGATGCTTTAAATAAATCATTTTTAGATTTCCTACCATCGCAACTGCAAAAACCAATTGCAATTACAATAATAAATAAGGGTAAGCGGCGTATTAACTTTCTAAACATCAAGATTAAAGGTTTTTCTTAATAACTCAATATTAGGGTTTTTTTCTTTAAGTTTTTCAAATTTTTCTAGGGTAGTATAAGCATATTGTTTTTCCATGACCTCGTTTACAGTAATTGAGAGGTTAATATCGAAATTATTAAGCGATTTTCTAATAAAGGCTAATAAATCATACTGGTTTCGTTCAACTTCGACTTTATTGGTGGCATTAGGAAATTCTAAATGAATGGTAGTATCTATAACTTTAGGCGTGTCTATGGATAAAATAGAGGCTAAATTACGTTTTCCTTCTTTCTGGATTTTCTCAATATAGGTATTCCATTGTGCTACAAGCTCTTGTTCTGTAAACGCTTCTTGTGGCAAGTCTTCCTCATCAATAATAACATTCATCTGTTTTATTTGATGAGCTTTCTTAGCTTTTAAGCTACTCAGCGAAAGACCAGACGTGCGTTTAGTATCTTGTTTTAGGATTATTTTAGGAGGAGTAACAGCTTTAAAAGCCTTAATATTTTCAGCTTCTTTACTAGAAATCGCTTCTTTTGCACTTTCATTTCCTTCGTTAATTGACGTTTTCGTGTTTGAGTTATCCTCAATTTTTGAATTTGTAACCGCAACAGGGGTAATGCCTTTGTTTTTAAAATATGAAGCAGGGATTATGTAGTGTCTGCTATTTTTTTTTTCTCCATCAAAAGTGATAGAGGCAAGTTGCATAAGGCATAGTTCAACCAAAAGACGTTGGTTTTTACTGCTTTTGTATTTGAGGTCGCAGTCGTTTGCCAAATTAATGCCTTGTATTAAAAAGTCTCGGGAAGCTTTTCGGGATTGCTCTAGGTACTTTACTTTAGTTTGTTCCCCAACTTCTAAAAGCTCTATGGTGTTTTCGGTTTTACTTACCAATAAATCCCTAAAATGAGATGCTAATCCTGAAATATAGTGGTGACCATCGAAGCCTTTGGAAAGCGTATTGTTAAACAACAATAACAATTTGGGTATATTGTTTTCTAAAATAAGATCGGTTGTTTCAAAGTAAGTCTCGTAATCTAAAACATTTAAATTTTCTGTAACTGCTTTTCTAGTTAGGTTCTTACCCGAGAAACTCACAACACGGTCGAAAATAGAGAGTGCATCTCGCATGGCACCATCTGCCTTTTGGGCTATGATATGTAAAGCATCGTCTTCGGCTGTAATGCCCTGTTCCTCGGCGATGTACTTTAAGTAGGCTTTGGCATCTGTGACAGTAATGCGTTTAAAATCAAAAATCTGACAACGCGATAAAATAGTTGGTATTATTTTATGTTTCTCTGTGGTTGCTAGAATAAAAATACAGTGTTTTGGAGGTTCTTCTAATGTCTTTAAAAAAGCATTAAAAGCTGCCTGCGATAACATGTGCACCTCGTCTATAATATACACTTTATATTTACCAACTTGCGGCGGAATTCTAACCTGATCGGTTAGATTTCTAATATCATCTACCGAGTTGTTAGAAGCGGCATCTAACTCAAAAATATTGAAAGCAAAATCTTCATCGGTATCGTTTCCATCGCTATTGATCATTTTGGCAAGAATACGTGCACACGATGTTTTACCGACCCCTCTGGGACCAGTGAACAAAAGCGCTTGGGCTAAATGGTTATTTTCTATAGCATTTAGAAGTGTATTTGTAATAGCCTGCTGCCCAACAACGTCTTTAAACGATTGTGGTCTATATTTTCTAGCCGATACTACAAAATGTTCCAAGTGTTCTTACTTTATTGTGTTGAGATTATAATAGCATCGTGCATCTTGAAGTTGCTTTTACATGCTAATAACAAAGTTAAAAATTCAACCAAGAAATTAGAATTCTGAAGTTAGAAATTAAAAGGAGTTATTAACAGGTACTTGACAGGTTGTAGTTTGAATTTTAGTTTAAAAAGCCAATTGATTCATCAGAAAAAATAAAAAATTATATTGATTTCATTTTCAATATTATTGATAATCATTGGCATTGTCATTTTTCCTGATTTATCATTCCACTATACTTTCTGAAAACTCGATTAAACAGTATTAATTTCAATAACTATCGTACATTTGCATCAAGTAAATTGCCTTATCGCTGCGCCTTTGGCGTGGAGGAAAGTCCGAACACCATAGTGCAATATAGTGGTTAACGGCCACCAGTTGTAAAGCTAGGAAAAGTGCAACAGAAAGTATGTACAGGTAATGCTGTAGTGAAATCAGGTAAACTCTATATGGTGCAATGTCATGTATACCAACGTTTAAGGGTGGCACGTCCAATGTTGGAGGGTAGGCAGCTAAAGTATATTGGTAACAATATATTAAGATAAATGATAAGGGCTCGCAAGAGTACAGAATTCGGCTTATAAATTTACTTACATATAATAATAAACCCTTCTTAAAACTAAGAAGGGTTTATAGTTTGTGGAGAATATTACAATTATTCCTTTTTAGGTGAGTAAGAGAGGTCTCGTCTTATTTCCCCGGTAACTTCTTCCATTTTTGTAGCATAATCCATAACCTTTTTAAAGGTTTCGAAACGCTCTGGGCCTAATAACTCCTCATTAGCTTTTTCCTTTGTTGCCGAGTCTATTTCGTCTTTGCTCGACATGGCCACAAGATAATAACTATCCATGGTACCAAACCCTGTTCTGTAAATACGATAATAGTTTTTAGAAGCCTTAGAGGCGAACATATCTTTTACAGCTTTCATTCCTTCTCTAAGATTCTTTTCGTCTTTAGGATTAAAATAAATAAAGTAATAGTCTCTGTAATCTTCGCCTTCTTGAGTTTGTGAAATACCGTCGGGCATATAAGTCAACTCTTCATCTAGCATAATAATATAACTTCCATGAGAATCGTAGCATTGGTCAAAATCTTGAAACATTTTTGCAAATTCATCACCCATAGCTTTTGCCATATCTGCAAAGGGGCGTTTATCTAAATCTGCAAAACTTTCTATTGGTGTAACGTAAAGATAGGTCATATCATCCATGGTAGCACACAGCCAGGATGCTTCAGGGTTATGCTCTAAACAGGCATCATGAAACGCTTTTGCGGTTTTTTCATAATCCCAGATTTTAGAGGGTTTTACATTGTCTTGGTGTACTTGAAACATCTGCTGATACGCAGAAGCTACATTGAAAGAAAATAATAGAGCTAAAGAAAATAGTAAGATTAATTTAATTGATTTCATAAGATTATATAATTTAGTTAGTTTAAAGTTTTACCTATTTGCTGCATAAGCGGCAATTGGTCGAAATATAAATGCTCGTAAATCATTTTTCCGCTATCGTTAAACTGAAGTCGTGATAGTCCATTAACAGAAACTTCTTTACCTGTTGCTGGAGTTTCTGCAAATTCACCTGTATGGGTACCTGTAAATTTCCAATGCACAAAAATTGCATTATTCACAACAGTAGATTTGTGTAATAACTCAATATTTAAATCTGGAAAACCGTTAAAGAAAGGTTTAAGATTGGCTTTTAGTTCTTCTGCTCCTGTAGCTACTTTGGTATCGTTATGAAATCTCATAAAATCATCAGCTAGGATATTTTCTAAAACCGAATCGTCTTTTTTGTTTAGAAAATCCTCAACAAAAGATTCAATGTTTGTAAGTATGGTCTTTTCGTTATCTGGCATATTTATTACCTCAGCTATAGCTTCTTGGAGTTCAGAAGGGTTATAATATACATGCTCGTTAACAATTTTATCTTCAACAAATTCTGCAGTTATATGAACAGGAATAATAATTTCTTTGTTTGTTACTTTGGTAGTTCCTTTCCATGCATTCCAGTAGTTTACCCAGGTTTTTCCATCTTTATCTTCAATCATTTCGAAAACAGCATTGTCTTTCGAGAAACCGTAAGAAGATAAATTAGATACCATGCCAGAAAGCATACTGGCAACTTCATCTTTAGATGCCCCTTTAAGGCTATTGTGATGAATTTTTGCTGTGTCTGCAAAATGCGATTTCCAGGCCTCAAAATCTCCGGCCTCATAGGCTTCAATTCCAGATATAAGTTTATCAATCTGTGGTGAACTCTCGAAATAGCGTTGTGGTTGATTTTGACACGATAAAAAAAGAGCCAAAACCAGTGTTAATAAAAAAAGTTTTTTCATTTTAATTATGGTTTTAAGAGTTAGTATTAGAGTTTATACCATAACTAAAATTCACATAAAGCGTTATGCTTGTATGAGCATTAAGGAAATCAGAGTATTTAAGGGACTCTTAGGAAGAACTCTAATATACTGAAAAAAAGGGGATTATTAAAGTCAATACACTATTTATGTATATTCAAAGAAACTGAAAACACATCCGCCATAGCTTTTGGAATGGCTATAGTAGTTTAAACTGGAGAGGTCTGTGTGTTTAGAGTGCTCGACAATTAAAAGGCCATTTTCGAGCAATAATTCATTTTCAAAAACTAACTCGGGTATTTTAGAAAATTGTTCTGTTGTAAAGCTGTAAGGTGGGTCTGCAAAAACAATATTAGATTTTAAAGTCGTTTTTTCCAGGAATTTAAAAACATCACTTTTAATAGTTTGAATGGGCATTTCGAAAGCCTCAGCTGTTTTATTTATAAACTTAATACAATTGAAATTTTGGTCAATACAAACTATTTGTTCTGTACCTCTGGAAGCGAATTCATAACTAATATTACCTGTGCCAGCAAATAAGTCTAAAACAGATATATCTTCAAAATAGTAGTGATTATTGAGAATATTAAAAAGCGATTCTTTAGCCATATCTGTGGTAGGTCGAACAGGTAGGTTTTTTGGGGTTTCAATTCTTCTTCTTTTATATGTTCCTGATATTATGCGCATTATATATTTTTAATTAATGCATAATTTGAATGCTTAGAATCTATGTTGTCTTTAATTGTATAAATATCATTCCTAGAGCCAAAGCTTATATGTCTCACATATTTATAAGTGATTTCATGGAGTGTGTCTTCTTCATTTATGTCCCCTAGAAATACCAAGTTAAACGTCTCTGGGTTTAAGTTTAGTTGTTCTGCTGTAAATAAAATGTAATAGATGAAATCCTCTTTCGTGGAATACTCAAAACTATTACAAAACAGCAACTTAGACTTTTCTATGATTACGAGCTCAAAGTTTTTAGCATTTACATGTACAAACAGTTTTGTTTTTTCTGAGTTTTTTTCAGACTGTAGTACAGATTCTATTAAAACAGAGCTAATGTGTTTAAACGTAAACTCACCAAATTTTTCGTAAAGGAAGTTATTTATATTTACAAAAGGCACATAAACACACATGCAATTACCTAACTGAATTTCATCATAAGTAATATAATCAGACTTCAAAATTTTGGAGTTGAATTTCAAGTAATCGGCTAATGATTCCTCTTGAAATAACGATTTGGGTACAAGTGTGGATAATTCGTTATTGTAAACAACAGAAACTTTATTGAAATTAACTTTTAGGGGTTCTTCAGAATGAAATAGATTTCTTAATTGATCTAAAAGTTCTATAGGGTTTAACTTTTTTTCGAAATCAAATTCACGAAGGTAAGTTAAGGTATTGGTGTCTTGGTTTAGAACACAAAAAGAAAGTCCATTCAAACTAATTTGAATGGACAGTTGTTGATTAGTTAGTTTGGTAGTTATATCTTTTGTGCTATTCGTTATCGCCATAGGTTTTAGGCCAGTTACCAATAGTTTTCACTTCATCCATAGAACCCACTTTCAAAGCATCTCCATTAACGCCGTCTACAGAAACAACCTGATTCTCTTGCACTAGTAAATCTTTATTTTGATCGTGTAAAATGGCATTTTTTAATACTGAAGCTTCGAATACAGGAATCTTAATACCGTTCTGTTCCAAGTAACCGGCTTGAAGCTTAAATTTCTCTCCAGGTTTCCCAACAGGAACATTCATCATCGTCTTATACCTGTCTGAGTTTTTGAATAAAGAATCTTTTACAGACTCAAAACCTAGTGTATCAATAATCACGATTTCCTTGAACATGTCTACACCAAATCTCTTAGTCATTGCTTCATCTAAAACACTAGAATCTCTTCGTTGTGTGATTGTGAATTTAGCAGTGTCTAAAAACTTGATTAAACCATCAAAATCTTTAGAGAAATTTCCATTAACGGTTCTGTGTGCTAATTGAGCATCTCTAATATCGATTAAGCTCTCAATTACCTGAGCATATCGTTTTTTCTTAACCTTATTGAATTGTATTGGCTCATAAATAGATTGGTAAGTTTGGTAACCTAGAAAACCAATTAATAACCACAAAACTATGGTTAATATGGGTTTTACTTTTGGAGGTAAAAATTTATCTACTACTTTAACTAAAACAAAAGCCAAAACAATAGCGCCAACTGCAATAAGAATAAAATTTAACATTGTTATTTTTTAATTAAAAAGTTATAATAGGTCTCAGGCAAATCTACAATTTTTTTTTAATCGTTAAAACCTACAGTGAATAAAAATCATTTCTATATTTGAATAATTTATTTTTTGAGAATTATTTAATGACCTCCTCAGATTTTTACGCTTTAATAAAGCAGCAATTCCCTTTTAATCCAACATTAAAACAAGATATTGTTCTGCAACAATTGGCTGGTTTTATTTTCAGTAAGGAGTCTAATATATTGTATCTCTTAAAAGGATATGCAGGAACAGGAAAGACCACAATAGTAAGTGCTATTGTCTCCAATTTATGGAAGGCTAAAAAGAGTGCTGTTCTAATGGCACCTACAGGAAGGGCAGCTAAAGTAATTTCTAATTATTCTAAAAAAGAGGCGTTTACCATTCATAAAAAGATTTATTTTCCCAGAAAGGAGAAGGGTGGTGGTGTTAAGTTTGTTTTACAGCCTAATAAGCATAAAGACACCATTTTTATTGTTGATGAGGCTTCTATGATTTCAGATACACTAGGAGATTCTAAACATTTTGAAAACGGTTCTTTATTAGACGATTTAATGCAGTATGTTTATTCAGGTCACAGGTGTAAATTGCTTTTAATTGGTGATACGGCACAATTGCCACCAGTAAAATTAGATATTAGTCCAGCTTTAGATGAAAATTCATTGGGTTTACAATACAACAAAGAGGTTAGCCGAATGGAATTGGATGAAGTAGTTAGACAAGAATTAGATTCTGGTATTTTAGCCAATGCGACTGTTTTAAGAGAAGCGCTATCTAATGCTGTTTACGATTATTTTAAATTTGATTTGAATGGTTACGCAGACATCATAAGACTTGTTGATGGTCACGAAATCATGGATGCCATAAATGATGCTTATAGTGATTTAGGTAATGAGGAGACTACTATTATTGTAAGGAGTAACAAACGTGCAAATCTATACAATCAGCAAATTCGAAACAGAATTCTGTTTAATGAAAATGAGTTATCTGCG
This genomic interval carries:
- the rsmD gene encoding 16S rRNA (guanine(966)-N(2))-methyltransferase RsmD, with translation MRIISGTYKRRRIETPKNLPVRPTTDMAKESLFNILNNHYYFEDISVLDLFAGTGNISYEFASRGTEQIVCIDQNFNCIKFINKTAEAFEMPIQTIKSDVFKFLEKTTLKSNIVFADPPYSFTTEQFSKIPELVFENELLLENGLLIVEHSKHTDLSSLNYYSHSKSYGGCVFSFFEYT
- the ppk1 gene encoding polyphosphate kinase 1, which codes for MITTETTKNTYLNREISWLQFNARVLQEASDQNVPLIERLRFLGIFSNNLDEFFKVRYATVKRIVEAGKAGKNQLGGIKAKELLEIITKIVIDQQAESIKVLDEIDDKLKEENIFLIDETEVDSNQHDFIKDYYFQNVSSALVTIVLNDLVALPNLKDSAAYLAVKMQVKDGDNQYALLEIPKGVDRFIVLPKQNDQNYIIMYDDLLRYCLSDIFSFFEYEKISAHMIKITRDAELDFDGDLSKSFIEKLSDSVKHREIGDPVRFVFDKTIDRDTLEHLMDIMNIENTDSIIPGGRYHNKRDYMSFPSLGRTDLMYERITPLPVKGLSLKSSIFKAIAEKDYMIHAPYHTFDYVVRFLREAAIDPKVRTIKITIYRLAQISHIASALINAAINGKAVTVVIELRARFDEEANIHYANLMKKEGVNLRFGIPGLKVHSKMCVIEREEGKKFKRYGFISTGNFNESTAKIYTDYTLFTYNQPILKEVNKIFNFFEANYRVYSYKHLIVSPNYTEKRIFNLIDEQIELCQNGQEGYIRVKMNSISNYAMVDKLYEASNAGVKIDMIVRGICCLVPGVEGMSENIEVISVVDKFLEHPRVYMFGKGEDVKIFISSADWMTRNIHNRVEVSCPIYDPEIKKEIIDTFNLCWNDNVKARIINTSTENIYRKNDGPEIRSQVAIYDYYLDKLKD
- a CDS encoding ATP-dependent RecD-like DNA helicase, which gives rise to MTSSDFYALIKQQFPFNPTLKQDIVLQQLAGFIFSKESNILYLLKGYAGTGKTTIVSAIVSNLWKAKKSAVLMAPTGRAAKVISNYSKKEAFTIHKKIYFPRKEKGGGVKFVLQPNKHKDTIFIVDEASMISDTLGDSKHFENGSLLDDLMQYVYSGHRCKLLLIGDTAQLPPVKLDISPALDENSLGLQYNKEVSRMELDEVVRQELDSGILANATVLREALSNAVYDYFKFDLNGYADIIRLVDGHEIMDAINDAYSDLGNEETTIIVRSNKRANLYNQQIRNRILFNENELSAGDYLMVVKNNYFWVKPNSEAGFIANGDIVEVLEIFRIEELYGFRFATVKIRMVDYPRMRPLETVLLLDTINAETPSLSYEESNRLYQEVAKDFEGESNYKRFLKIKSNKYFNALQVKFSYAITCHKSQGGQWDTVFVEQPYLPNGIDKDYLRWLYTAVTRAKEKLYLIGFKDDFFEEE
- a CDS encoding DNA polymerase III subunit gamma/tau, with protein sequence MEHFVVSARKYRPQSFKDVVGQQAITNTLLNAIENNHLAQALLFTGPRGVGKTSCARILAKMINSDGNDTDEDFAFNIFELDAASNNSVDDIRNLTDQVRIPPQVGKYKVYIIDEVHMLSQAAFNAFLKTLEEPPKHCIFILATTEKHKIIPTILSRCQIFDFKRITVTDAKAYLKYIAEEQGITAEDDALHIIAQKADGAMRDALSIFDRVVSFSGKNLTRKAVTENLNVLDYETYFETTDLILENNIPKLLLLFNNTLSKGFDGHHYISGLASHFRDLLVSKTENTIELLEVGEQTKVKYLEQSRKASRDFLIQGINLANDCDLKYKSSKNQRLLVELCLMQLASITFDGEKKNSRHYIIPASYFKNKGITPVAVTNSKIEDNSNTKTSINEGNESAKEAISSKEAENIKAFKAVTPPKIILKQDTKRTSGLSLSSLKAKKAHQIKQMNVIIDEEDLPQEAFTEQELVAQWNTYIEKIQKEGKRNLASILSIDTPKVIDTTIHLEFPNATNKVEVERNQYDLLAFIRKSLNNFDINLSITVNEVMEKQYAYTTLEKFEKLKEKNPNIELLRKTFNLDV
- a CDS encoding nuclear transport factor 2 family protein, whose protein sequence is MKKLFLLTLVLALFLSCQNQPQRYFESSPQIDKLISGIEAYEAGDFEAWKSHFADTAKIHHNSLKGASKDEVASMLSGMVSNLSSYGFSKDNAVFEMIEDKDGKTWVNYWNAWKGTTKVTNKEIIIPVHITAEFVEDKIVNEHVYYNPSELQEAIAEVINMPDNEKTILTNIESFVEDFLNKKDDSVLENILADDFMRFHNDTKVATGAEELKANLKPFFNGFPDLNIELLHKSTVVNNAIFVHWKFTGTHTGEFAETPATGKEVSVNGLSRLQFNDSGKMIYEHLYFDQLPLMQQIGKTLN
- a CDS encoding Ppx/GppA phosphatase family protein; this encodes MLSIKKYAAIDIGSNAVRLLISNIIEETGKPVRFKKNSLVRVPIRLGADVFINKRISEENKVRMVDTMLAFRLLMKSHKVVKYKACATSAMRESKNGKQLVDLILNEAGIKIDIIGGKEEATIIAETDLNKFIDPNKTYLYVDVGGGSTEFTVIHNGIKRASKSFKIGTVRLLNDMVTDEAWQKLEKWIKTHTSAYDKMDLLGSGGNINKIFKVSGKALGKPLTYFYLTNYFKTLQSYTYEERITELELNQDRADVIIPAMRIYLSAMKWSASKHIYVPKIGLADGIIKSIYYDTVSSNTQLNSAF
- a CDS encoding tRNA-(ms[2]io[6]A)-hydroxylase; this translates as MLGLKLPTDPRWVNIVEKNIEEILTDHAFCEQKATSTAISLIVSFPEYTELVQEMVALVKEEISHFKMVHDIILKRGWTLGRDRKDEYVVKLMKFFPKGGSRTTQLVHRLLYAALIEARSCERFRLLSEELEDKELATFYRNLMVSEANHYTMFLGFARKYGDKKEVDIKWQELLEYEAKIMTDLGKKETVHG
- a CDS encoding porin family protein — its product is MKKVLLFTLLLTLSFYGFSQDKVKDSTQVKEETYVPTGIKFGVRGGYNISNVDLDDGTVVNVPNKHRNSFYIGFFANIGLSRTLSLMPELQFSPEGANDEKLHLDYIQAPVLLRIKMSEKLHIAAGPQVSIKSHKTQDGVKNMAYSAVGGFEYKINYALFADLRYTYGLRNIFDDASGNSATNTNIQIGIGYKF
- a CDS encoding DUF3822 family protein, yielding MAITNSTKDITTKLTNQQLSIQISLNGLSFCVLNQDTNTLTYLREFDFEKKLNPIELLDQLRNLFHSEEPLKVNFNKVSVVYNNELSTLVPKSLFQEESLADYLKFNSKILKSDYITYDEIQLGNCMCVYVPFVNINNFLYEKFGEFTFKHISSVLIESVLQSEKNSEKTKLFVHVNAKNFELVIIEKSKLLFCNSFEYSTKEDFIYYILFTAEQLNLNPETFNLVFLGDINEEDTLHEITYKYVRHISFGSRNDIYTIKDNIDSKHSNYALIKNI